In Sebastes umbrosus isolate fSebUmb1 chromosome 7, fSebUmb1.pri, whole genome shotgun sequence, the sequence CCCTAGTACcataccctaaccttaaccatcaaaACTAAATGCCTGACAAcgacccttaccctaacctttaccctaacctaaacctaattctaacctggaccttaaaaccaagtttgaaccctcaaacaggcctttgaaggtcTGTGTGAAAGTGAGGACTGgccaaaatgtcttcactttccaaaaatgtcctcactctgaaggtctaaaactcaaattggtcctcacgaagatagctgtacaagaacacacacacacacacacacacacacacacacacactaatcacTCGCAAGCATTCACTTGTTTTTCCACCATCACTCGAGAGAGGAACAATTTTGGCTTATGTGTCATCAGTTTTACTTCCTTTCAAAAGGCTTTACACCTATTATAAATACTCACATCAACACCTCACTTGTGAAGAGTGGGGGGGGGTCGGTTATGTTTTGTTAAGATACCATTTTCAAAGTTAACAATTTACCTTTGTGACGGGAGCTTTTTAATCAAGtgaaccatgttttttttttatcatgtccTCTGTTTTTGCAGGCAACAGACACAAGGCTATGATGTTACATTTAGACATGTGGAATTTAATGTGATTTGTATTTGGTAACAGGAACTGTTAAACTCTATTGTCAGGTTCGGTGAAGGAGGTTTGATGTGACTTTTATTTTACACAGACTGCATATATTGATGCATATTCTGTCATTCAGATAACAGCTATTAAATGTTCAGAACAGCTTCATCTATGTCTTGGCTCTCCTGGTTCCACACTCAGTGGCCCTCCTCGGCCCTCTCCCTGCTGCTTCTCATTGTAGTGGGCAGACAGACGGGGCCCGAGGTGGCTCAAGCGATGGTGTGCTCCCGGTGGGGAGAACCGAGTGACAAGAGCCTCTCCCAGGATGGAGATGTGATTATTGGTGGACTTTTTAATCTGTATAACTCACCGGCTCTAGAGCAGGGATTCATCAAGCTTCCTCACCATGAACCATGCACTGGGTAAAACTTCATCAGAAAATATAGTGTTGTTGAATGTCTGGTGGTTATTATGTTGTTCAGCACATTATATTTATACACAAATATTCATATATGTTTTTGTCATGCTCATATGTTTCTGTTAAATATAGATACAAATATTCTACAAAATGTTGATCTAGAAagttatgtaatgtttatagtacACATACTGTTTTATGATAAGTCAAGTTAAAGTTGTATATATCTGAGATTATCATACTTTAATTATagtataattatttaaatagattttgCTGTAATACATATATTTTGGAAGATATGACATTTTGATGACTATCTTTCACTGATAttctactttattttattcactgttCCTTTCTTCTCCTGTGGTCTCAGTTTAGATCTAGAGTCATTAAAAAACGTATATACTATGACGTTTGCGGTGGATGAAATCAATCGTAACAGCACCTTGCTACCGGGAGTGAAGCTGGGCTACCGTATACTTGATAGCTGTACCAGTTCCCGCTGGGCTCTGCAAGTTGCACTGTCGCTGGTCGGAGGAGACGAACACAGCTGCAACTTAACATCCTCTATGCTTCGTTCTACAACTGATGAACGACCTGGAAACACAGCAGGTATGATTTGATGATTTAGTATGCAGTTAATATTTGATATATCCATGAAAACAGCAGCTGATATGATTATAACACAAAAAGGTTGTCCTCATGTAATTATATGTCTATCAGCAGGTGGTCAGCCTGTTCCTTTACTCATTGGTCCTGCCTCATCAACAATAACCATAATTCTGTCAAGGATCCTTGGGCCTCTCTCTGTGCCACTTGTGAGTTTCACTATCTCATAGGAAATAAACCTGATTAACCTTATTTTATACAGCAAGAGGCtgatactaaaaataaaatgttgtaattgCTATAAAGGCAGTGTCAAAATAATATTTCTATGTCTTTTTCCCAGATCAGCTACCAAGCAAGCTGCCCCTGTCTTAGTGACAGGCTTAAGTTTCCAAACATCTTCAGAACAATCCCCAGTGATATTTACCAAGCCCGGGCCATGGCACGACTGGCCATACACTTCCGTTGGACATGGATGGGAGCTGTGATTAAAAACAATGATTATGGTCATTTTGCGATACAggtgtatgtttttgttattttactgtaaattgcCTGAAAAACTCTCAAAACATGTTCGAACATATTTGTTCTTTTGACCTCCAGGCATTTCAGGAAGAGACTAAGGGGAAAGGGGTGTGTTTGGAATTCATAGAGACTGTCCAAAGAGAAACTATTGTGAGTGATGCCAGACGTGCAGCCCTCACAATTCAAGCTTCGACTGCCAGGGTGATTCTGATCTTTTCTTGGCATACAGATGTAAGGACATTATTTCTGGAACTGGCCAAAAGAAATGTGAGCAACTGGCATGGACGTTTGTATAGACTTAATTTTTCATcactaaacaaaaacatatagtttgtctgtttttcttgttgTAATTTATTTCAGTGTCGTCTAATCTGTAGGTGACTGACAGACAGTTTCTGGCCAGTGAGGTTTGGAGCACCAGTGGTGATATTCTCAAAGATCTTGCCATATCTAAAGTGGCAAGTGGTGTTCTTGGTGTGGCCATTCGAAGTGCAACAATACCTGGATTTCAGAATTATCTGAGAAGTTTGCACCCAATTCGTCGTCCCGATGATGAATTCTTAAGAGAATTCTGGGAAAAGGAGTTTGGATGCAGTCCACATGCAGCACCTCTATCTTTATATTCATCTCCACTCAAAACAAGGTCCATCCATCAGTCAAatgtttcttcttcatcttctgctAAGGAGTCCTTTCGGAAAGGTTCTCTAGCACCCTGCAGCGGCACAGAATCCCTGAAGGGAGTGCAGAATCACTTCACTGACACTTCCCAGCTTAGGGTGGCTTATAATGTCTACCTAGCTGTTTATGCTGCAGCCCACGCCCTTCACAGTCTTCTCTCCTGCAACAGATCCACCTGCTCCTCTCCAAAACACATCAAACCCATAGAGGTAAACACAATTATCCCTGAGTCATCTTATCCACATGCTCCATATAGTTCTTAAAGTTTTGATGTCAACAGTCTCTTCAACATTTCAGCTGTTGCAGCACTTGAACAAGGTGAACGTCACCACACCACAGGGTGAAATGTTTTACTTCCAAGGGGGCGATATTCCAGCAAAGTACGACCTTGTCAACTGGCAGAAGACCCCTGAGGGGTCACTCAGACTGGTTTTGATCGGCCGTGTGGACGGGTTTGACCTCATTCTTAATGAGTCGGCTATTCAGTGGAGCACAGGATCCACTCAGGTGTAGTCAGATCAACAAGTTGTCTCAAGGCTACCAACAAATTTGCTGTTGAAATGAACGCCTGTGTCTATTCACATTATTATGTCATTGAGAATATTATTTTACTTGTTTAGGTGCCTGTTTCAGTGTGCAGTGAGAGCTGCCCACCAGGCACCCGGAAGGCCAACAGGAAAGGAGAacctctctgctgctttgacTGTATCCCATGTGCTGAAGGGGAGATTAGCAATCAAACTGGTGAGGACATTACTCCTGAAATGTCCGCCTTGTCTGTTTTTTATTATCCTtccctttctcctcttttttcctctcccagGTTCCCTTCACTGTGAGCGTTGTCTATCAGAGTTTTGGTCCAATGCTAAACAAACTGCCTGCATCCCTCGCCAACTGgatttcctttcctttaatgAAACCTTGGGCATCACCCTGAGTACAATAGCTGTGTCTGGTGCCGCGGTGACAACAGCTGTGCTTGTGGTGTTTCTCTGCTACCGTCAAACACCTATGGTAAGAACCCAGAGTGGTATAACAGAGAGTTTGTTGAATGCATTTGAATTTCtttcacatttctttcttcCTAAAGGTGCGAGCCAACAATTCAGAACTCAGCTTCCTGCTTCTCCTGTCGCTGAAGCTCTGCTTCCTGTGCTCGCTGGTGTTCATCGGTCGTCCATCAGTCTGGGCTTGTCGGTTCCAGCAGGCAGCTTTTGGGATCAgctttgtactttgtgtttcctgCCTCCTGGTCAAAACCCTGGTAGTTCTTGTTGTTTTCAGCTCAGCTCGGCCCGGTGCTAAAGCCTTGATGAAGTGGTTCGGTCCAGGCCAGCAGAGAGGAAGTGTCTGCCTCTTTACATCTATACAGGTgtgaatattgttttattgGTTAAATGATGCATTTCTACACTAAAACACActtaaatgtttttacatttcatacaGATTATCATCTGTGCCTCATGGCTGTCCCTCAGCCCCCCTGTGCCTCAACGTGATCTTGGTTTtcaagggtcaaaggtcaccctGGAGTGTGCCATGGCCTCTGTGGTGGGCTTCTCTCTGGTTCTGGGTTACATTGGTCTGCTGGCCTGCACCTGCCTCCTCTTGGCCTTTCTTGCCCGGAAACTCCCCGACAATTTCAACGAGGCCAAACTGATCACCTTCAGCATGCTGATATTCTGTGCTGTCTGGGTGGCCTTTGTCCCTGCTTACGTTAGCTCTCCTGGGAAATATGTTGTTGCTGTGGAGATTTTTGCAATCCTGGCCTCTAGCTATGGTTTACTGCTCTGCATCTTTGCCCCCAAATGTTTCATCATTCTCTTGAGGCCTGAGAAAAATACTAAGAAATACCTGATGGCCAGGTAGTCTTTCTGGCATGTAGTGAGCAGACTCTCTTCGTCTGGTTGAGACAATCGGCCCCCCACTTGCCCCAGCCCGATATCATGCaaagtgtatgtgtatatgttatGTCAATTCCTTTCATCTAAATAATGCTAATTGTTAATGTGCTTGTATAAAATCAACAAACGTCTTGCAGCCACACATGGCTTTCATTACTAAATGAATATCTAAGATAACTTCTGCTGTTCTTATCAaccattaaataaaaacacacatttaaattaaatactttttGATGTATTTTCATTAATGTGGTTAGTTGGTTGTTCTTTTTTCTGTGTTATGAATAAATACTGTACCTTAAGTGAATGAAACGCTCCAGCAGTTTCtcagaaaacaacatttttgatGAACTATTACATTACAAAAGATTATGTAGCCTATGTACCatactgtgctttttttttaattgaagtaAAGATATTTATTACTTTCCCAGTGGGCAAATGTCATATGTTCTGGTTTatagttaaaataagtataactGTCATTAAAAGACTGGGCTTCAGTATGCCTCATCACAATAGTTGATGCAGCTATGAAAATCATATCAGTGAGAGAAATATTAAAATCTGCTTCCCGTTATTCTAACTGCAGTTAATACACTAATCACTTTAAATGAGGAATGATAATGTGTTGACAACATAGACATCATTGTTTTGCTGCATGTACCAACAACGACCACGAGATGGAAGTATTATACCACTTAATGATGCTCTGATGCTTCTTTCCTAATCTCTCaataaggcaaggcaaggcaagacAGCTTTATTTGTCgagcacatttcaacagcagGGCAATTCGAaggctttacataaacattcaagaacattgtgacaaagtgcaaaagaacattaagacatatttaaaacagctataaaaacataaaaacatgaaagattagaaaattaaaacaagctaaaaataaaagctaggatagaagctaaactataacataacacacaagagtaaaatctctagtgcagtataagatcattatctggtttaataaaaggaagcagcaaacaggaaagttttaagctttgttttaaatgaagtcAGAGTTGTagcggtcctgcagttttctgggagcttattccagatatttggtgcataaaaactgaacgctccttctgcatgtttagttctgactcttgggacactaagcagacctgatccagatgacctgagaggtctggacggttcataacatagcagaagatcagaaatatattttggccctaaaccatttagtgctttgtaaaccaacagcagtattttgaaatcaattttctgagagacagggagccagtgtagagacctcagaactggactgatatgatcccctttcttggtcttagtgaggactctagcagcagcgttctgaatcagctgcagctgtctgatcgattttttaggaagaccagtaaagacgctgttacagtagtcaagtcggctgaagataaatgcatggactagtttttccaaatcctgctgagacatcagtcctctaattcttgctatattcttcaggtgatagaaggctgtctttgtaattgtcttaatatggctgttaaagctcaggtcagagtccatgactacaccaagattcctggcttggtccgagctttttaacattacaaattgtaggtgagcactaacctttaatctttcctttttggccccaaaaactacgacctcagttttgtctttgttcagctgaagaaaattctggcacatccaattattgacttgttcaatgcactcactcagtgcttgtactggactgtagtctcctgtTGATAGagtaatgtaaatttgtgtgtcttctgcatagttatggtaatttattttgttgttatcaaaaatctgacccagtgggagcatgtagatgttaaacaaaagaggccccaagatggagccttggggaactctgcatgtgattttgttcagctcagatttgcaattacctatagacacaaagaagtccctgtcttttaggtaggatttaaaccaactgagtgctatgccagaaatacccacccagttttccagtcggtctagtaatatattatggtcaaccgtgtcgaatgcagcactgagatccagtaaaactaaaactgaaattctaccactgtctgtgttcaattggatgtcattgaagaccttaacaagagcagtctcagtgctgtggtgAGGTCaaaaacctgactggaagacatcaaaagagttgtttagtgccagaGAGCTATTTAAttgttgaaaaactgttttcttcaattattttagacaagaatggaaaatttgatatcggtctgtaattatttactattgatgagtccaggttgttctttttgaggagtgTTTTGATGACGGCggttttcagggcctgtgggaagactcctgaaacaagagaagcattaacaatctgtaaaagctctgagaccatacaatctgatacttttttgaaaaggcctgttggcagaatgtcaaggcagcatgaggaggattttagatgttgtatgatttcctccaggtatgtctgatttattggataaaattgtgtcatgttatttgcaccaggtttaagtggacgcaggggcaacaaacatcctgtacctgataaggaggaagtgactgcttgtctgattttgtgaattttttctgtgaaaaaggaggcaaattcattgcaggccctggtggataaaagttcagaggctactgacacaggagggtttgttagcctgtcgacagtagcaaacagggcacgtgcattattgttgtttttggtgatgatgtcagagaagaaggaccgccttgcatttctcagttctgaattataaatgcaaagtctctctttatagatgtcataatgaacttgtaaatttgttttccgccactggcgttcagcttttcgacactctcttttttcattttttacgaACATGGCatt encodes:
- the LOC119491555 gene encoding extracellular calcium-sensing receptor-like — its product is MTFAVDEINRNSTLLPGVKLGYRILDSCTSSRWALQVALSLVGGDEHSCGQPVPLLIGPASSTITIILSRILGPLSVPLISYQASCPCLSDRLKFPNIFRTIPSDIYQARAMARLAIHFRWTWMGAVIKNNDYGHFAIQAFQEETKGKGVCLEFIETVQRETIVSDARRAALTIQASTARVILIFSWHTDVRTLFLELAKRNVTDRQFLASEVWSTSGDILKDLAISKVASGVLGVAIRSATIPGFQNYLRSLHPIRRPDDEFLREFWEKEFGCSPHAESFRKGSLAPCSGTESLKGVQNHFTDTSQLRVAYNVYLAVYAAAHALHSLLSCNRSTCSSPKHIKPIELLQHLNKVNVTTPQGEMFYFQGGDIPAKYDLVNWQKTPEGSLRLVLIGRVDGFDLILNESAIQWSTGSTQVPVSVCSESCPPGTRKANRKGEPLCCFDCIPCAEGEISNQTGSLHCERCLSEFWSNAKQTACIPRQLDFLSFNETLGITLSTIAVSGAAVTTAVLVVFLCYRQTPMVRANNSELSFLLLLSLKLCFLCSLVFIGRPSVWACRFQQAAFGISFVLCVSCLLVKTLVVLVVFSSARPGAKALMKWFGPGQQRGSVCLFTSIQIIICASWLSLSPPVPQRDLGFQGSKVTLECAMASVVGFSLVLGYIGLLACTCLLLAFLARKLPDNFNEAKLITFSMLIFCAVWVAFVPAYVSSPGKYVVAVEIFAILASSYGLLLCIFAPKCFIILLRPEKNTKKYLMAR
- the LOC119491325 gene encoding uncharacterized protein LOC119491325, whose product is MLPLGQIFDNNKINYHNYAEDTQIYITLSTGDYSPVQALSECIEQVNNWMCQNFLQLNKDKTEVVVFGAKKERLKVSAHLQFVMLKSSDQARNLGVVMDSDLSFNSHIKTITKTAFYHLKNIARIRGLMSQQDLEKLVHAFIFSRLDYCNSVFTGLPKKSIRQLQLIQNAAARVLTKTKKGDHISPVLRSLHWLPVSQKIDFKILLLVYKALNGLGPKYISDLLLCYEPSRPLRSSGSGLLSVPRVRTKHAEGAFSFYAPNIWNKLPENCRTATTLTSFKTKLKTF